In a genomic window of Thermoanaerobaculales bacterium:
- a CDS encoding glycosyltransferase family 2 protein, producing MPDSSYAVVVVSYGHAATLPACLQAIRRLQPPPARVVVVDNGSTDGSADLIAANPDELPLQLVRNPANVGFAAAANAGLAAADTPWVLLVNPDCAPAPDYPARLLDAIKARPERDRIGCAVGKLLRADGDDLVAGRTIDSAGMVVTPSGRHLDRGAGTPDDGRFEAPAWVFGATGAAALVRRAALDDVAYPDGQRFAESFFAYREDAELAWRLQWRGWRCLYVPGAVAGHRRGFRPEAGRRGHRAINRHSVRNRFLLRLHCADLGWHLACLPWWLARDLLVIGACLTVERGSLGALAELWRLRGDAAGRRRWVLGRRSVPSRRVRRWFRTAGWTEEIVDR from the coding sequence GTGCCCGACTCGAGCTACGCGGTGGTCGTCGTGTCGTACGGCCACGCGGCGACGTTGCCCGCCTGCCTGCAGGCGATCCGCCGGCTGCAGCCGCCGCCGGCGCGCGTCGTCGTCGTCGACAACGGATCGACCGACGGCTCCGCCGACCTGATCGCAGCCAACCCGGACGAGCTGCCGCTCCAGCTCGTCCGCAACCCGGCCAACGTCGGCTTCGCCGCGGCCGCCAACGCCGGCCTCGCCGCCGCTGACACCCCGTGGGTGCTGCTCGTCAACCCGGACTGCGCGCCCGCTCCCGACTACCCGGCGCGCCTGCTCGACGCCATCAAGGCGCGCCCCGAGCGGGACCGCATCGGCTGCGCGGTCGGCAAGCTGCTGCGCGCCGACGGCGACGACCTCGTGGCGGGCCGGACGATCGACTCGGCCGGGATGGTGGTGACGCCGTCGGGCCGCCACCTCGACCGTGGCGCCGGCACCCCCGACGACGGCCGCTTCGAGGCCCCGGCCTGGGTCTTCGGCGCCACCGGCGCCGCCGCCCTCGTGCGCCGAGCCGCGCTCGACGACGTCGCCTACCCGGACGGCCAGCGCTTCGCCGAGAGCTTCTTCGCCTACCGCGAGGACGCCGAGCTGGCGTGGCGGCTGCAGTGGCGCGGCTGGCGCTGCCTGTACGTCCCGGGCGCGGTCGCCGGCCACCGCCGCGGCTTCCGCCCCGAGGCCGGCCGGCGCGGCCACCGGGCCATCAACCGGCACTCGGTGCGCAACCGGTTCCTGCTCCGCCTGCACTGCGCCGACCTCGGCTGGCACCTCGCCTGCCTGCCGTGGTGGCTCGCCCGCGACCTGCTGGTGATCGGCGCCTGCCTGACCGTCGAGCGCGGCTCGCTGGGAGCGCTGGCCGAGCTGTGGCGGCTGCGCGGCGACGCCGCCGGCCGGCGGCGCTGGGTGCTCGGCCGGCGCAGCGTGCCCTCCCGACGGGTCCGGCGCTGGTTCCGTACAGCAGGTTGGACGGAGGAGATCGTCGACCGGTGA
- a CDS encoding sugar transferase, with translation MLKERAKVIAYWVWTTDLVLTTVAFLLAWWIRSHLGPRLAPSLFPTELYPLSRYLGLLPLVLAIWTFLLVAREAYTSRRTVALSREVWQVVQVVFAGTLTLAAAGWLLRLDFVSRPFLVLFGTLDLALLVAEKVALRLFARQVRRRGYNYRTLLIVGINPRSEEVASIIQLHPHWGLKLLGFVAPNGSHPERVLGLPVLGAADDLPRILKDEVVDEVIFVLSRRQLEEFEESFLLCSELGIRARVALYFPHMKARVVLEELEGIPLLTFTNTPGAPFPIFVKRLFDLSASLAGLVVLSPVLLLAAVAIAVSSRGPVLYRQVRCGLNGRRFTLYKFRTMVEGAEAQLDAVAHLNEINGPAFKARRDPRVTAVGRVLRRLSIDELPQLVNVLLGQMSLVGPRPPLPEEVARYERWQLRRLSMKPGLTGLWQVSGRAGLDDFARWIALDLAYIDQWSLWLDLKILLKTVPAVLSARGAA, from the coding sequence GTGCTGAAGGAGCGCGCCAAGGTCATCGCCTACTGGGTGTGGACCACCGACCTGGTGCTCACCACGGTCGCGTTCCTGCTCGCCTGGTGGATCCGCTCCCACCTCGGCCCCCGCCTCGCGCCGTCGCTCTTCCCCACCGAGCTCTACCCGCTGTCCCGCTACCTCGGCCTGCTGCCGCTGGTGCTCGCGATCTGGACCTTCCTGCTGGTCGCCCGCGAGGCCTACACCTCGCGCCGCACGGTCGCGCTGTCGCGCGAGGTCTGGCAGGTGGTGCAGGTGGTCTTCGCAGGCACGCTCACCCTGGCCGCGGCCGGCTGGCTGCTCCGCCTCGACTTCGTGTCGCGGCCGTTCCTGGTCCTGTTCGGCACCCTCGACCTCGCGCTGCTGGTCGCCGAGAAGGTGGCGCTGCGGCTGTTCGCCCGCCAGGTCCGCCGCCGCGGCTACAACTACCGCACGCTGCTGATCGTCGGCATCAACCCGCGCTCCGAGGAGGTGGCCAGCATCATCCAGCTCCACCCGCACTGGGGCCTCAAGCTGCTCGGCTTCGTGGCCCCCAACGGGTCGCACCCGGAGCGGGTGCTCGGCTTGCCGGTGCTCGGCGCGGCCGACGACCTGCCGCGAATCCTCAAGGACGAGGTCGTCGACGAGGTGATCTTCGTGCTCTCGCGGCGCCAGCTCGAGGAGTTCGAGGAGAGCTTCCTGCTCTGCTCCGAGCTCGGCATCCGCGCCCGGGTCGCGCTCTACTTCCCGCACATGAAGGCGCGGGTGGTGCTCGAGGAGCTCGAGGGAATCCCGCTGCTCACCTTCACCAACACGCCCGGCGCGCCGTTCCCGATCTTCGTCAAGCGGCTGTTCGACCTCAGCGCGTCGCTGGCCGGGCTGGTCGTGCTGTCGCCGGTGCTGCTGCTCGCGGCGGTGGCGATTGCGGTCAGCTCGCGCGGCCCGGTGCTCTACCGGCAGGTGCGGTGCGGGCTCAACGGCCGTCGCTTCACCCTCTACAAGTTCCGCACCATGGTCGAGGGGGCCGAGGCGCAGCTCGACGCGGTCGCCCACCTCAACGAGATCAACGGCCCGGCGTTCAAGGCGCGGCGCGATCCCCGGGTCACCGCGGTCGGCCGCGTGCTGCGCCGGCTGTCGATCGACGAGCTGCCCCAGCTCGTCAACGTCCTGCTCGGCCAGATGTCGCTGGTCGGGCCGCGGCCGCCGCTCCCCGAGGAGGTGGCGCGCTACGAGCGCTGGCAGCTGCGCCGGCTGTCGATGAAGCCCGGCCTGACCGGTCTGTGGCAGGTCTCCGGCCGCGCCGGCCTCGACGACTTCGCGCGCTGGATCGCCCTCGACCTCGCCTACATCGACCAGTGGTCGCTGTGGCTCGACCTCAAGATCCTGCTCAAGACGGTGCCGGCGGTGCTGTCGGCGCGGGGCGCCGCGTGA
- a CDS encoding DUF1972 domain-containing protein: protein MKLAILGTRGVPASYGGFETFAEELGRRLAERGHEVTVYGRTGFVDPALGRYRGMRLVVLPALYTKHLETVSNTLLAAVHAAGQSYDAALLCNAANAPFARILQLAGTPVALNVDGLERKRRKWGAAGRAYYRLCERLAASVPDALVTDAEVIRRYYRRCFGARSEMIVYGGDLERPVGSATLDRLGLRAGEYLLYVSRFEPENNPDRVVEAYSRVAGDRPLVMVGGAPYAPELTARVRALADRRVLLPGPIYGEGYRELLFSCRLYIHATEVGGTHPALVEAMGAGRPVLYYDTPENREVVAGAGRRFRFSGEAALESVLAEVVDDEPQLAELAARSRRRVDERYRWHDVADAYERMLRELC, encoded by the coding sequence GTGAAGCTCGCCATCCTCGGCACGCGGGGCGTCCCGGCCTCCTACGGCGGCTTCGAGACCTTTGCCGAGGAGCTCGGCCGGCGGCTCGCCGAGCGCGGCCACGAGGTCACGGTCTACGGCCGCACCGGCTTCGTCGACCCGGCGCTCGGCCGCTACCGCGGGATGCGGCTGGTGGTGCTGCCCGCCCTCTACACCAAGCACCTCGAGACGGTGTCCAACACCCTGCTCGCGGCCGTCCACGCCGCCGGGCAAAGCTACGACGCGGCGCTGCTGTGCAACGCGGCCAACGCGCCGTTCGCCCGCATCCTGCAGCTTGCCGGCACCCCGGTCGCGCTCAACGTCGACGGCCTCGAGCGCAAGCGCCGCAAGTGGGGCGCTGCCGGACGCGCCTACTACCGGCTGTGCGAGCGGCTGGCCGCCTCGGTCCCGGACGCCCTGGTCACCGACGCCGAGGTCATCCGCCGCTACTACCGGCGCTGCTTCGGGGCGCGCTCGGAGATGATCGTCTACGGCGGCGACCTCGAGCGCCCGGTCGGCAGCGCGACCCTCGACCGGCTCGGGCTCCGGGCGGGCGAGTACCTGCTCTACGTGTCCCGCTTCGAGCCCGAGAACAACCCCGACCGCGTGGTCGAGGCCTACTCCAGGGTCGCCGGGGACCGGCCGCTGGTGATGGTCGGCGGGGCGCCCTACGCACCGGAGCTGACCGCGCGGGTGCGCGCCCTGGCCGACCGCCGGGTGCTGCTGCCGGGCCCGATCTACGGCGAAGGCTACCGGGAGCTGCTGTTTTCCTGCCGCCTCTACATCCACGCCACCGAGGTCGGCGGGACCCACCCGGCGCTGGTCGAGGCGATGGGGGCGGGGCGGCCGGTGCTGTACTATGACACGCCGGAGAACCGGGAGGTGGTGGCCGGTGCCGGCCGCCGCTTCCGGTTCAGCGGCGAGGCGGCGCTGGAGTCCGTGCTCGCGGAGGTGGTCGACGACGAGCCACAGCTGGCCGAGCTCGCGGCCCGCTCCCGCCGCCGGGTCGACGAGCGCTACCGCTGGCACGACGTCGCCGACGCCTACGAGCGCATGCTGAGGGAGCTGTGCTGA
- a CDS encoding glycosyltransferase → MAVQPPPNQAQPGAPRPAVPAVAVVIPSVGNSALGPCLDAVRALDPAPARVIVVLSGGAAAPPRPGVEVLRPPRQLGFAAAANLGIAGAARDAERVALLNDDAIPPRQWLAVLGDALDRDPRLAAVQGTVTDARGRAIDGRGIALDRWALPVQVDRGLAAADEDDGLRPVVAVSGTAALWRVAALAEASVGAIAPFDTAFGSYHEDLDLGLRLRRLGWRAAWSGGAPARHAGSASGSAMRWRHPWWLLANRWRALAGNLTAAALLRSLPRLMRGELRALRTLSRTNPRAPVVAAAVAGAWPSLIVAGWRRTTPGPRLGGLPEEP, encoded by the coding sequence ATGGCTGTCCAGCCGCCACCGAACCAGGCGCAGCCCGGCGCCCCGCGGCCCGCCGTGCCGGCGGTCGCGGTGGTGATCCCGTCGGTCGGGAATAGCGCCCTCGGCCCCTGCCTGGATGCGGTCCGCGCGCTCGATCCGGCGCCGGCGCGGGTGATCGTGGTGCTGTCGGGCGGGGCCGCCGCTCCGCCGCGCCCTGGCGTCGAGGTCCTGCGCCCGCCGCGGCAGCTCGGCTTCGCCGCCGCCGCGAATCTCGGGATCGCCGGGGCGGCGCGTGACGCCGAGCGGGTCGCCCTGCTCAACGACGACGCGATTCCGCCGCGCCAGTGGCTGGCGGTGCTCGGCGACGCGCTCGACCGCGATCCCCGGCTGGCGGCGGTCCAGGGCACGGTGACCGACGCCCGGGGCCGGGCCATCGACGGCCGGGGAATCGCCCTCGACCGCTGGGCGCTGCCGGTCCAGGTCGACCGCGGCCTGGCCGCAGCCGACGAGGACGACGGCCTGCGCCCGGTCGTGGCGGTCTCGGGGACCGCCGCGCTGTGGCGCGTCGCCGCCCTCGCAGAGGCCTCGGTCGGTGCGATCGCGCCGTTCGACACCGCCTTCGGCAGCTACCACGAGGACCTCGACCTCGGCCTTCGGCTGCGGCGGCTGGGATGGCGCGCCGCCTGGTCCGGCGGCGCGCCGGCCCGCCACGCCGGATCGGCGAGCGGCTCCGCGATGCGGTGGCGCCACCCCTGGTGGCTGCTCGCCAACCGCTGGCGTGCGCTGGCCGGCAACCTGACGGCAGCGGCCCTGCTCCGCTCACTGCCGCGCCTGATGCGCGGCGAGCTGCGCGCGCTGCGCACCCTGTCCCGGACGAATCCACGGGCGCCGGTGGTGGCGGCGGCGGTTGCCGGCGCGTGGCCGTCGCTGATAGTGGCGGGCTGGCGCCGCACCACCCCGGGACCACGGCTCGGCGGGCTGCCGGAGGAGCCGTGA
- a CDS encoding oligopeptide transporter, OPT family — protein sequence MSAPQFRPVVAPESDMREFTFRALILGLLMSVILGAANAYLGLKAGMTIAATYPAAVIGMAVLKLFKGTLLEENFARTVGSIGESVAAGAIFTIPAFAILHLWEFNGLADYLKATALMVVGGVLGILFVTMLRRVMVEDPELPFPESVAASEIHKAGQRGAAAAKQLFEAMGVGALINLLGQLRIFSASNDFLIRVGEVGRSIVRLGFKRDAFTVAAGGTSTMSAPAVSPAYLGVGYIIGPQLAALNFAGGLLAWGLFVPILVFFLGPGLIDGFAASIGGDPAADATWVALSDHLWKFIVRPIAVGGMLVGAAFTLYRMRKNLWLGIRRSVSDLRKSAEAKEITSRVDRDIDFKIVLFGVIVVFILMCLLYAYFTGVIGGAVMAALVMVVTGFFFAAVSGNLVGLIGSSNNPVSGLTLATLIVAALVMVIVGVSGDHGVAAVLGVASVVCVSSAVAGEMLQDLKVGHILGGTPWKMQVGDLIGVVAAGAFMFVPLFVLHFSNIKQGGIGFGDRALAAPQAGLMATLSQGIVGGEMAWPLVIVGIVMGVALILVRVKSPMLFAVGMYLPLETTFAIFVGGVIRWVVDTLVKRRGFNAAQGTRVENAGVLTASGLIAGEALMGLVIAGIVFFNQEAWEGLVAATNLGGTARPLAVLFMLIVAGYLILRPLGRAGRADEPAPPQVTM from the coding sequence ATGAGTGCACCCCAGTTCCGCCCGGTGGTCGCGCCGGAGTCCGACATGCGCGAGTTCACCTTCCGGGCGCTGATCCTCGGCCTCTTGATGAGCGTGATCCTCGGCGCCGCCAACGCCTACCTCGGCCTCAAGGCCGGCATGACCATCGCCGCCACCTACCCGGCGGCAGTGATCGGCATGGCGGTGCTGAAGCTCTTCAAGGGCACGCTGCTGGAGGAGAACTTCGCCCGGACCGTCGGTTCGATCGGCGAGTCGGTGGCGGCCGGAGCGATCTTCACGATCCCGGCCTTCGCCATCCTCCACCTGTGGGAGTTCAACGGCCTCGCCGACTACCTCAAGGCGACCGCGCTGATGGTGGTCGGCGGCGTGCTCGGCATCCTGTTCGTGACCATGCTGCGGCGGGTGATGGTGGAGGACCCGGAGCTGCCCTTCCCCGAGTCGGTGGCGGCCTCCGAGATCCACAAGGCCGGCCAGCGCGGCGCGGCCGCGGCCAAGCAGCTGTTCGAGGCGATGGGCGTCGGGGCGCTGATCAACCTCCTCGGCCAGCTCAGGATCTTCTCGGCGTCGAACGACTTCCTGATCAGGGTCGGGGAGGTCGGCCGCTCGATCGTCCGGCTCGGCTTCAAGCGCGACGCCTTCACGGTGGCGGCCGGCGGCACCTCGACCATGTCGGCCCCGGCGGTCAGCCCGGCCTACCTCGGTGTCGGCTACATCATCGGCCCCCAGCTCGCCGCCCTCAACTTCGCCGGCGGCCTGCTCGCCTGGGGCCTGTTCGTGCCGATCCTGGTGTTCTTCCTGGGCCCGGGCCTGATCGACGGCTTCGCGGCCTCGATCGGCGGCGATCCCGCCGCCGACGCGACCTGGGTCGCCCTCTCCGACCACCTCTGGAAGTTCATCGTGCGCCCGATCGCGGTCGGAGGCATGCTGGTCGGAGCGGCGTTCACCCTCTACCGGATGCGCAAGAACCTGTGGCTGGGCATCCGGCGCAGCGTCTCCGACCTGCGCAAGTCGGCCGAGGCGAAAGAGATCACCAGTCGGGTCGACCGCGACATCGACTTCAAGATCGTGCTGTTCGGCGTGATCGTGGTGTTCATCCTGATGTGCCTGCTCTACGCCTACTTCACCGGCGTGATCGGCGGCGCGGTGATGGCCGCGCTGGTGATGGTGGTGACCGGCTTCTTCTTCGCCGCCGTGTCCGGCAACCTGGTCGGCCTGATCGGCTCCTCCAACAACCCGGTCTCCGGCCTGACTCTCGCCACCCTGATCGTCGCCGCCCTCGTGATGGTGATCGTCGGCGTCTCCGGCGACCACGGGGTGGCCGCGGTTCTCGGGGTCGCCTCGGTGGTCTGCGTGTCCTCGGCGGTGGCCGGCGAAATGCTCCAGGACCTCAAGGTCGGGCACATCCTCGGCGGCACGCCGTGGAAGATGCAGGTCGGCGACCTGATCGGCGTGGTCGCGGCCGGCGCCTTCATGTTCGTGCCCCTGTTTGTGCTCCACTTCTCCAACATCAAGCAGGGCGGGATCGGCTTCGGCGACCGCGCCCTCGCGGCGCCGCAGGCGGGCCTGATGGCGACCCTCTCCCAGGGCATCGTCGGCGGCGAGATGGCCTGGCCGCTGGTGATCGTCGGGATCGTCATGGGCGTCGCCCTGATCCTGGTCCGGGTCAAGAGCCCGATGCTGTTCGCGGTCGGCATGTACCTGCCGCTCGAGACCACCTTCGCGATCTTCGTCGGCGGCGTGATCCGCTGGGTCGTCGACACGCTGGTCAAGCGCCGCGGCTTCAACGCGGCCCAGGGCACCCGGGTCGAGAACGCCGGCGTGCTGACCGCGTCCGGCCTGATCGCCGGCGAGGCCCTGATGGGCCTGGTGATCGCCGGGATCGTGTTCTTCAACCAGGAGGCCTGGGAGGGGCTGGTGGCGGCCACCAACCTCGGCGGTACCGCCCGTCCGCTGGCCGTCCTGTTCATGCTGATCGTGGCCGGCTACCTGATCCTGCGACCGCTCGGCCGCGCCGGACGGGCCGACGAGCCGGCGCCGCCGCAGGTGACCATGTAG
- a CDS encoding glycosyltransferase family 2 protein, translating to MTARRTAAVVVRWRGGDEVDRCLRSLLERGGRDLERVVLVDSGSADGGAERLAAAFPAVEVVALEENRSFGHAANQGAARTDSPFLLLLNPDAAITAGAIDALTDELARRPDAAGVVPLLIGADGAPQHRWQLRRLPGLGRLAAGRGGAPMFPGRAPAEPAPVEQPAAAAWLVRRPVWDALGGLDEGFAPAWWEDVDFCARLRELAAQGRAPAAGFRVVPRARVVHCGGSSLAHLTDADFLRAYHRNLLRYAERHHPGSLGLVRAGLQLGLALRAVTRPSRRSAYRAAMRVIRER from the coding sequence ATGACCGCACGCCGCACCGCCGCCGTGGTCGTGCGCTGGCGCGGCGGCGACGAGGTCGACCGCTGCCTGCGTTCGCTGCTCGAGCGCGGCGGCCGCGACCTCGAGCGGGTCGTGCTCGTCGACTCGGGCTCGGCCGACGGCGGCGCCGAGCGGCTGGCAGCCGCCTTCCCCGCGGTTGAGGTCGTCGCCCTCGAGGAGAACCGCTCCTTCGGGCACGCCGCCAACCAGGGCGCCGCCCGCACCGACAGCCCCTTCCTGCTGCTGCTGAACCCCGACGCCGCCATCACGGCCGGGGCCATCGACGCCCTGACCGACGAGCTCGCGCGGCGCCCGGACGCCGCCGGCGTGGTGCCGCTGCTGATCGGCGCCGACGGCGCGCCCCAGCACCGCTGGCAGCTGCGCCGGCTGCCGGGGCTGGGGAGGCTCGCCGCCGGGCGCGGCGGGGCGCCGATGTTCCCCGGCCGGGCGCCGGCCGAGCCGGCGCCGGTCGAGCAGCCGGCCGCCGCGGCCTGGCTGGTCCGGCGGCCGGTGTGGGACGCGCTCGGCGGCCTCGACGAGGGCTTCGCGCCCGCCTGGTGGGAGGACGTCGACTTCTGCGCCCGCCTGCGGGAGCTGGCGGCGCAGGGCCGGGCGCCGGCCGCCGGCTTCCGGGTCGTCCCCCGCGCCCGCGTCGTCCACTGCGGAGGATCCAGCCTGGCCCACCTGACCGACGCGGACTTCCTGCGCGCCTATCACCGCAACCTGCTGCGCTACGCCGAGCGCCACCACCCGGGCTCGCTCGGCCTCGTGCGAGCAGGCCTGCAGCTCGGCCTCGCCCTGCGGGCCGTCACGCGACCCTCGCGCCGCAGCGCCTACCGCGCGGCGATGAGGGTGATCCGTGAGAGGTGA
- a CDS encoding glycosyltransferase family 1 protein, with protein MTIRLAVDARKLTDFGIGTYLSHLLAGLAWRGEYDLTVVVRPEHVGRVTVLAPEARTIPVSARGYGLAEHVALPAALWRERLDLVHVPHYVVPHLVPRPFVVTVHDVIQLFYPPHGRSIQALLYLRFVLRSALRRARRVITVSRTSRRDLIALFGADPDRVDVVPNGVDDRLAERPPVERLEEVKQRYGLRPPLVLVVGNDKPHKNLDVVLRAFHLACRERSLPGQLVLIGAVGGDHPLIARAHRLGLDGRVCGLGRVSQTDLHALYHLSAVLLHPARYEGFGLPVLEAMRCGLPVVTSNVGAMRDLGEGAARLVNPLDVAEVAAALERVLVDDALRRRMIEAGNRRAETLTWERAVEGTLETYRKALGEE; from the coding sequence GTGACGATCCGGCTCGCCGTCGATGCGCGCAAGCTGACCGACTTCGGCATCGGCACCTACCTGTCCCATCTGCTGGCCGGGCTGGCGTGGCGGGGCGAGTACGACCTGACCGTGGTGGTCCGGCCGGAGCACGTTGGCCGGGTCACGGTCCTCGCTCCCGAGGCGCGGACCATTCCCGTGTCGGCGCGAGGCTACGGGCTCGCGGAGCACGTCGCCCTGCCGGCGGCGCTGTGGCGGGAGCGGCTGGATCTCGTGCACGTGCCCCACTACGTGGTGCCCCACCTCGTGCCCCGTCCGTTCGTGGTGACGGTGCACGACGTCATCCAGCTCTTCTATCCCCCTCACGGGCGCAGCATCCAGGCCCTGCTCTACCTGCGGTTCGTGCTGCGATCGGCGCTGCGGCGGGCGCGCCGGGTGATCACGGTGTCGCGGACCTCGCGCCGTGACCTGATCGCCCTTTTCGGCGCCGATCCGGATCGCGTCGACGTGGTGCCGAACGGTGTCGACGACCGGCTCGCCGAGCGGCCGCCGGTCGAGCGGTTGGAGGAGGTCAAGCAGCGGTACGGCCTGCGGCCCCCGCTGGTGCTGGTGGTGGGCAACGACAAGCCCCACAAGAACCTCGACGTCGTGCTGCGCGCCTTCCACCTGGCGTGCCGCGAGCGCTCGCTGCCGGGCCAGTTGGTGCTGATCGGGGCCGTCGGCGGCGATCACCCGCTGATCGCCAGGGCGCACAGGCTCGGGCTGGACGGCCGCGTCTGCGGGCTCGGCCGGGTCTCTCAGACCGACCTTCACGCGCTCTACCACCTGTCGGCGGTGCTGCTGCACCCGGCCCGCTACGAGGGCTTCGGGCTGCCGGTGCTCGAGGCGATGCGCTGCGGGCTTCCGGTCGTCACCTCCAACGTCGGCGCGATGCGCGATCTCGGCGAGGGGGCGGCGCGGCTGGTCAACCCGCTCGACGTCGCCGAGGTGGCGGCGGCGCTGGAGCGGGTGCTGGTGGACGACGCACTGCGCCGGCGCATGATCGAGGCCGGGAACCGGCGGGCGGAGACGCTGACCTGGGAGCGGGCGGTCGAGGGGACCCTGGAAACCTACCGCAAGGCCCTGGGGGAGGAGTGA
- a CDS encoding sulfatase — protein sequence MRAGLAAAGPLTCALIFGAGCARTPPVRRVVLVVVDTLRADAVGIWGGTAETPNLDRLAAEGVRFAAARSHAPITGPSHASLFTSRFPSETGVRTNGDRLGPELETWAEALARQGFDTAAFVSLGVLKREFGFGRGFAAYTDHFGLDWWRTADDLNRDVLPWVQSAAEPFFLWVHYSDPHEPYAPPGRDYPRVRLTEDGRDLGSLPADGRTRRVEVDWTGRRLRLGFVEAEPALVEGGLVTLRAVRGGDGVQVTAGRGMFPWYPDQKVANFVTALPGELELERAVGVPVPAGRAVVTLAVDVKLPIPETRSLYCAEVEHADRELGRLLAALRSRFDAEGTLVVVVGDHGEGLGDHDLVGHIEQLYDSLLHVPLVLWAPGVLPAGVVVDEPVVLVDVWPTVAELLGLPPPAGARGRSLVPLVHGAAWSAAPLLAQTFRPEAAHDLEALAEGGHKLVREPESGRLELYDLRADPGELTNLAAADPARAAELAARLDALLASLSVPAVAPQAPLDDTTRSRLEALGYF from the coding sequence GTGAGGGCCGGGCTCGCCGCCGCCGGGCCACTGACGTGCGCCCTGATCTTCGGGGCCGGCTGCGCCAGAACGCCCCCGGTTCGGCGGGTCGTGCTGGTCGTGGTGGACACGCTGCGAGCCGACGCGGTGGGCATCTGGGGTGGCACCGCCGAGACACCCAACCTTGACAGGCTCGCCGCCGAGGGTGTGCGGTTCGCAGCGGCCCGCAGCCATGCCCCCATCACCGGGCCCAGCCACGCCTCGCTCTTCACGTCGCGCTTTCCGTCCGAGACGGGGGTGCGCACCAACGGCGACCGACTCGGCCCGGAGCTGGAGACCTGGGCCGAAGCACTCGCCCGGCAGGGCTTCGACACGGCGGCGTTCGTCAGCTTGGGCGTCCTCAAGCGTGAGTTTGGCTTCGGGCGCGGCTTCGCGGCCTACACCGACCACTTCGGCCTCGACTGGTGGCGAACGGCCGACGACCTCAACCGAGACGTCCTGCCGTGGGTTCAGTCCGCTGCCGAGCCGTTCTTCCTCTGGGTTCACTACTCCGACCCTCACGAGCCATATGCGCCGCCCGGCCGCGACTACCCGCGTGTTCGCCTGACCGAGGACGGCCGTGATCTCGGCTCGCTCCCGGCGGACGGCCGCACCCGGCGCGTCGAGGTCGATTGGACGGGGCGCCGGCTGCGGCTCGGGTTCGTGGAGGCGGAGCCTGCGCTGGTCGAGGGAGGCCTGGTGACGCTGCGGGCGGTGCGGGGCGGGGATGGCGTGCAGGTCACGGCGGGGCGGGGGATGTTCCCGTGGTACCCCGACCAGAAGGTCGCCAACTTCGTGACCGCCCTGCCCGGGGAGCTGGAGCTCGAGCGGGCCGTCGGTGTACCCGTGCCTGCCGGGCGCGCCGTCGTCACGCTGGCGGTCGACGTCAAGCTGCCGATCCCGGAAACCCGCAGTCTGTACTGCGCCGAGGTCGAGCACGCCGACCGGGAGCTGGGTCGCCTGCTGGCCGCGCTGAGGTCCCGGTTCGACGCCGAGGGCACGCTCGTGGTGGTCGTCGGCGACCATGGCGAGGGTCTCGGTGACCACGACCTGGTTGGCCACATCGAGCAGCTCTACGACTCGTTGCTGCACGTGCCCCTGGTGCTCTGGGCTCCCGGCGTGCTGCCGGCCGGGGTCGTGGTCGACGAGCCGGTGGTCCTGGTGGATGTCTGGCCCACGGTGGCCGAGCTGCTCGGGTTGCCGCCGCCGGCCGGTGCCCGCGGTCGAAGCCTGGTGCCGCTCGTCCACGGCGCCGCCTGGTCCGCCGCGCCATTGCTTGCCCAGACCTTCCGGCCGGAGGCGGCCCACGACCTGGAGGCGCTGGCAGAGGGCGGCCACAAGCTGGTGCGGGAGCCGGAAAGCGGGCGCCTCGAGCTTTACGACCTCCGGGCCGACCCTGGCGAGCTCACGAACCTGGCCGCCGCGGACCCTGCCCGCGCCGCCGAGCTGGCAGCCCGGCTCGACGCGCTGCTCGCCAGCCTGTCCGTCCCTGCTGTCGCGCCTCAGGCGCCGCTGGACGACACCACGAGATCGCGCCTCGAGGCGCTGGGGTATTTCTGA
- a CDS encoding PqqD family peptide modification chaperone: MTDADPILAAVPRRLASWREDERGRVVLERPRPATTGLRGVGDLISWWLSPRRVRLDALGATAWRRLDGRTTVAEVAEALAAGHAVKDARGRAARFVRLLRREGYLELDESAAAAVEPR; encoded by the coding sequence GTGACCGACGCCGACCCGATCCTCGCCGCCGTGCCGCGCCGCCTCGCCTCGTGGCGCGAGGACGAGCGGGGCCGGGTCGTGCTCGAGCGCCCCAGGCCCGCCACCACCGGCCTGCGGGGAGTGGGGGACCTGATCTCCTGGTGGTTGTCGCCCCGGCGGGTCCGGCTCGACGCCCTCGGTGCCACCGCCTGGCGGCGGCTCGACGGCCGCACCACTGTGGCCGAGGTGGCCGAGGCCCTCGCGGCCGGGCACGCGGTCAAGGACGCCCGGGGCCGGGCCGCCCGCTTCGTGCGCCTGCTTCGGCGCGAGGGCTACCTCGAGCTCGACGAAAGCGCCGCGGCCGCGGTCGAGCCGCGCTGA